A portion of the Salmo trutta chromosome 1, fSalTru1.1, whole genome shotgun sequence genome contains these proteins:
- the LOC115206854 gene encoding somatostatin receptor type 2, which yields MDSWVFPSSLPNLTEEPLMYDSFILGNESTEPNGTYMGDNTFNQTSTMVITFLYFLVCGIGLCGNALVIYVILRYAKMKTVTNIYIMNLAVADVLFMLGLPFIAIQLALVHWPFGEVLCRVVMTVDSLNQFTSIFCLMVMSIDRYLAVVHPIRSTKWRKPRMAKTINLAVWGVSLLVNLPIIIYSGLITKHNSCFCTIVWPEPEEAYYTAFMFYTFVLGFFLPLMVICLCYLLIIIKVKSSGIRVGSTKRKRSERKVTRMVSIVVAVFVFCWLPFYVFNVTSVTGTISTTPFLRSTFAFVVVLGYANSCANPILYAFLSENFKKSFQNVLCRKKVGGLDVIERSDSKQDKSRMMNDPTETQSTLLNGDLQTSI from the exons ATGGACTCCTGGGTGTTCCCCTCCTCGCTCCCCAACCTAACCGAAGAACCCCTGATGTACGACAGCTTTATTCTGGGCAACGAGTCAACGGAACCCAATGGTACCTATATGGGCGACAACACGTTCAACCAAACCAGCACCATGGTCATCACCTTCCTCTACTTCCTGGTGTGTGGTATCGGTCTCTGTGGCAACGCCCTTGTGATCTACGTCATTCTGCGTTACGCCAAGATGAAGACAGTCACGAATATTTACATCATGAATTTGGCAGTCGCAGATGTTCTGTTCATGCTGGGGTTACCGTTCATCGCCATTCAGCTGGCGCTGGTCCACTGGCCGTTCGGTGAGGTGCTGTGCCGTGTGGTCATGACCGTGGACTCACTCAACCAGTTCACCTCCATCTTCTGCCTTATGGTCATGAGCATCGACCGCTACCTGGCCGTGGTGCACCCCATCCGGTCCACCAAGTGGCGCAAGCCACGTATGGCCAAGACCATCAACCTGGCGGTGTGGGGGGTGTCACTCCTGGTCAACCTGCCTATCATAATCTACAGCGGTTTAATCACCAAGCACAACAGTTGCTTCTGTACCATCGTGTGGCCGGAGCCTGAGGAGGCCTACTACACCGCCTTCATGTTCTACACCTTCGTCCTGGGTTTCTTCCTCCCGCTCATGGTCATCTGCCTGTGTTACCTTCTCATCATCATCAAG GTGAAGTCGTCAGGGATCCGTGTCGGGTCCACTAAGAGGAAGCGCTCGGAGAGGAAGGTGACCCGCATGGTGTCCATCGTGGTTGCTGTGTTCGTCTTCTGCTGGCTGCCCTTCTATGTCTTCAACGTGACGTCGGTGACAGGAACCATCTCCACCACTCCCTTCCTGAGGAGCACCTTTGCCTTCGTGGTGGTCCTGGGTTACGCCAACTCGTGTGCCAACCCCATACTTTACGCGTTCCTGTCGGAGAACTTCAAGAAGAGCTTCCAGAACGTTCTGTGTCGGAAGAAGGTGGGCGGGCTGGATGTGATTGAGCGCAGCGACAGCAAGCAGGACAAGTCGCGCATGATGAATGACCCCACGGAGACTCAAAGCACGCTGCTCAATGGAGACCTGCAGACCAGCATTTGA